The Halarchaeum grantii sequence CGTCACTATGGATACGGGGCTCTCTCAGCAGGAGGAACGCCCGATCTACGATCGCGCGGTCGACGTCAAGCAGTGGGCGAACTTCCCTGCCGGTGTCACCGTGACTGTCACTGGGAGCGCTGCGTTCTCCGCGCAAATGTCGAGCGTCATCCAGCAAAGTACCTCTCAGCTCCTTGGGCTGGCGGTCGGACTGATGATTGTGGCGCTGTTCTTCCTCTTCCGGGGGGTTCGGCTACGTCTCTTGCCAATCGTCGCAGTCTTCATCGGCGTTATCTACACCTTCGGCGCGATCGGATACGCTGGCATCCCGAACTCAACATTGACGAGCGCGGTGTTCCCCATCCTCATCGGGCTGGGAATCGACTACTCCGTTCAATTCCACGAGCGCTACGAGGAGGAGCTCGAACGATTCCCGCCCCGGACAGCGCTCCCAATCGCACTCGGCGGCGTCGGCCCGCCGGTGCTCATCGCGATGCTCGCAGCTGCGCTCGGCTTCGCCGCGACGTGGGTGTCAACGTCGTCGCCCGCGACGATCTGGTTCGCCCAGACATCCATCCTCGGTGTCATGCTCACCTACGCTGCGGGAATCCTCGTGCTGCTCTCTCTGCTGACCATCTACGTCCGCTGGCGCTACGACGGCAAACTCGAATCAAAGTCAGACACGGACGACGAGGCGTCCACGGAAGACCGCCTTGCCAGCGTTGGTACTGTTGGGCAGCTCCTCGGGCGCTCCTCACGCGTGTTCGCCTCGCATCCGAAGACCGTGCTCGTGCTCGCGCTCGTGCTCGCCGGTGCCGGCTTCCAGGTGAGTTCATCGCTAGACACGATGACGGACACGAACGATTTCATCCCGCAGGATCTCCCGGCGTACGTCGATCTCCAGCAGTTCCAGTCGGTCACCGGCGGCGGGTCAAGTGCGAGCTACAGTATGCTCGTCACCGGCACCGACCTGCGTGACCCCGAGGTGTTACACTGGATGCTACGCTTCGGCGACATCGCAAGCGGGACCCCCCTCATCCAGAGCGTTGACTCACCCGCCACGCTTGTCAAGCAGCACAACGGCGGCGAGATCCCGCAGACCGAAGCCGGGGTTGAACGCGTCCTCGCGGACGTCCCGGATGATACTCGTGAACAATACTACAATGACGGGCGCGCACACATAACAATCTTAACGGTCCAGAACATGGATACCGCCGAGGTACTCTCGTTTCTTGACAATGCCGAGAGTGCAATCGACCACAGCAATCCACCGCCCGGCGTCCACGCCGAGGTCACTGGGACTGCCGCAATTGCGACACCCTCGATCGTCTCGCAGATCGATTCGCGGAACGTCACGACAGGCCTGGGTGTGCTGTTCGTCCTCGGACTGTTGTTACTTTACTACCGCGACATCGTGAAGGCCGTCGCGCCGCTCGTTCCGATGATGTTCGTGCTCGGCTGGCAGAACATCTATATGTACGAGCTCGGTATTTCGGTATCACCACTAGGCGCAAGCCTCGGCGCGATGACCGTCGGGATCGGTGCCGAGTACACCATCATCGTGATGGAACGCTACTACGAAGAGAAGGCCCGCGAAGGTGTGAGTAAACTTGATGCCGTGCAGATTGCTTCAGCACGCGTCGGGAAGGCAATCAGCGTCTCCGGGATGACAACTGTCTTCGGTTTCTCCGCGCTAATCCTCTCGCCATTCCCCATCCTTAGCGGGTTCGGCTTCCTCACCGTCGGCGTTATCTTCCTGACGCTGCTTGCATCACTCGCTACGCTCCCACCGACGCTCGTCTTCCTTGACGGGC is a genomic window containing:
- a CDS encoding efflux RND transporter permease subunit, which translates into the protein MAKLGNAFASIGDRVQEHPVATLLLAVLLILMSVGGAAQITSVTGNSAFVAGDPTFEAYSESFDHGSVAVLIRGDVTEPSTIHAIDRFDRRMSETENVYSVTSPADQVRAEYGRIPDSERKIEAVLGSPDYTIVSVTMDTGLSQQEERPIYDRAVDVKQWANFPAGVTVTVTGSAAFSAQMSSVIQQSTSQLLGLAVGLMIVALFFLFRGVRLRLLPIVAVFIGVIYTFGAIGYAGIPNSTLTSAVFPILIGLGIDYSVQFHERYEEELERFPPRTALPIALGGVGPPVLIAMLAAALGFAATWVSTSSPATIWFAQTSILGVMLTYAAGILVLLSLLTIYVRWRYDGKLESKSDTDDEASTEDRLASVGTVGQLLGRSSRVFASHPKTVLVLALVLAGAGFQVSSSLDTMTDTNDFIPQDLPAYVDLQQFQSVTGGGSSASYSMLVTGTDLRDPEVLHWMLRFGDIASGTPLIQSVDSPATLVKQHNGGEIPQTEAGVERVLADVPDDTREQYYNDGRAHITILTVQNMDTAEVLSFLDNAESAIDHSNPPPGVHAEVTGTAAIATPSIVSQIDSRNVTTGLGVLFVLGLLLLYYRDIVKAVAPLVPMMFVLGWQNIYMYELGISVSPLGASLGAMTVGIGAEYTIIVMERYYEEKAREGVSKLDAVQIASARVGKAISVSGMTTVFGFSALILSPFPILSGFGFLTVGVIFLTLLASLATLPPTLVFLDGLAERVHDYRAARSQPT